The following nucleotide sequence is from Zea mays cultivar B73 chromosome 1, Zm-B73-REFERENCE-NAM-5.0, whole genome shotgun sequence.
ATTATAAAAAACACTGAAAAAATGGGAATGCAAAAAACATGAGGGCACAGACACATGGTACAGATCTCATAACCAAAAATTGCTAATCAACAAACTAAAACACACAGTACAAAAATAGGAACAAAAAATAGTTGCAATACACACTAATGCTGCACACATACATTAGTACTGGGACAGAATTGCAACATTCGACATAAGCCAGTTGCAACAAGACTGCTAAAAAAATTACTACTGGGACAGTTGCAACAGTGAATTTAAACAAATAACTAGTTATATACGAGCACTGTTATAAAAGACAGTAATGATGTATGTGGTCTGAAAGTAAAAATTATACAGTTGCAACTTATGTCATGGACCAGTTGCAACAAAAGGTACACTGCAGTTACAATAAAAGTGGAAACATCTGAGATTATAACCTAGAACACAAACTGCTTGTTCAAAAATGAAATGTATCCGCATTAACCTAGATTATAACCTAGAATACAACAATTAATAATTCCAATCAACGAATAATACTAGTTGCAACACTTGGGGAAAAAATGGGGTTTACCTGTCTATTACCGAAAATAACAAAACAAATCCAAAAAATGGGGACAGAGAAATGGGAGAGAGATCGGATGCGCTTACACGGCGGTCGCGGGCGCAAACTACTCCGGCGCGGGCTACGTCGACGTTCGCGGTCTACGACTCAGGCGAGCAAACGATTCTGACGGGAGCGGAGGATCCGTTCGCGGAGAAGTGTGGAGGGGGCCGGAGCTGGGAACGAGCGGGAGCGTGCGGGAGCATGCGGGATGGACGAAGACGGGAACGGGAGCGAGCGCACAACGGCTACGGTGAGGGCTAGGTCGCCGGGGAAGAGAATGGATTGAGCCGTACGCGGAGGGCCAGGAAAGTGGAAAAAAGGCGCAGTCGGGCGCGGGTAAGTGAAAAGGCACAATATCGGTTCCGCTGCGTCGGTTCGGCTGTGTGGATAGGTTGGGTCGGACCATGTGCACATGGGCGCGTAGGTTGcgtctgggtgcattctctatattgaatacactcaggtgtaatatataataacagtatatatatatatatatatatatatatatatatatatatatatatatataaaagctGTTCGGCTGTGGGCCAGTGGCTGTCGCCACTCGCTACCTCACGCGCTTCCGCTACCTCTCGTTGTGTCTCGTCCTCTCTCTCTTCTATTCCATTCCCAACTTGGCTGCCCAACCCTTGCGTCGGTAGACGGCGGCCGCGGCGAGGATAGAGGGTTCCCTGAGGAGGCAGTGATGGAGACCATGGCTAAGTACAACCGAAGCAACCCGGCAGTGAAGCGGATCCTGCAGGAGGTTAAGGAGATGCAGTCCAACCCCTCACCCGACTTCATGGCCCTCCCCCTCGAGGTCCCAATCTCAACCCTATCGCTCACTATAATAACGAAATTTGTCCGATCTGATCTTATTCATGCCTTAATCGAATGTCGATTGATTATTGATTGTATTTTTTCTATTGCGGTGTTCGGCGTTTTAGGGTCTCGATAATTTGTTGACCGGTTCGCTTGCGTTTTTTTCTAGATCTGTTAATTAAACTGCTAATACGATCAATTAGCAGTAGGAACTTGCTGCTGTAGTAGTTGAGGATCAAGTGGGGTATGTTTTAAATTTTATCTCCGAATGAAGGGAatatttttttttttttgcaatgaGACTCAATATGCCAATTTGATTCACTGCTAAGCTTCTTATGTATAATAATTATTACTAAGAGGTTCACTTACATGCATTTGACCAGGAAGACATCTTCGAGTGGCAATTTGCTATCCTTGGCCCGAGAGACAGCGAGTTTGAGGGTGGAATCTATCATGGCAGGATCCAGCTTCCCTCGGATTATCCATTCAAGCCGCCGTCCTTCATGCTACTCACGGTATGTAGTATTTATGTTCTAATTGTCATCTGTTATCTCACTAACGTGTTTGTGAGCCATTGCTGACTTCACTATGTGCTGAAGCCAAGTGGACGCTTTGAGATTCAGAAGAAGATTTGTTTGAGCATATCCAATTATCACCCTGAGCACTGGCAGCCATCATGGAGTGGTGAGTAACCTTTCATCATTTGTTTATAAATGACTGCTCAAGTGCTCTGTTTGCTAATGGGCCCCTCTAGTAAGCTGAAAAGCAACATTATTCATCGTCCACTCGTATATAATTTTGTGGGCTATATGAGCTTGGTGCAAAATAAATTTCTTTTCTTTTGGTCTTTGGATTTCCATCAGGCCAAGTACCCGCCTTATGGCTAGGCCAAAAGTAAACATGCATTTCTTCATTCTTAAGATGAATATATGAATGCTAGGGTTGAACAGTTGGTTTGCTTCTGAGAGTATTCAAGTCTGCAATGCTTTTTTGGTGGGCAGTTTTCAGTGCCATCAGGCCGTTACTTGAGAGGCATCATGTGTGTGTATGTGCTTCAACATTACAGTTCATAGAAGTCTTCTGTTGTCTTGTTTTTCTTTGCTCATGCATGCTTTGAACTCCTTTCTTTTGTTATAGCAAGACGTAGCAGTAACTTGGTACTCTTTCATGTGTTGGCACCATTTTTTCATGGTGCGGAAGAAAATGATTCTTTGGTTCCTAAGAAATCGTTCTGGGGCAAGTACTTATCTGCTTGGCCAGGCCAAAGGAGGAACATTTACTTTCTATGTAATGTTTACTTTTAGACTTTTAGTTGGGAACTATAAGGCTTGTGTTCTTCACTCCCTGCTAGGCAGCAATCCTGGCTCTGCCTGAAATCGGATGCCTGGGGTTGATGCATGCACTGGGGCACTGAGCAGCTTTTCTTGGGAGCAGATCAAACAACCACCAAATGCATGTTTGATTATGCTGTACATTCACTAAATTAGTATGATCCAGTCTATAAGAGCACAATGTTTTTGACTTTTGATTTTTAATTCAACATTTGTCAATAGCAGTTTTTTAGTTTATTTGCATTTCATTTGGAACAGTTTTTTTTCTGGTTCACTTACTATAATTTGGAAATGGACCAAATAAATTTGATATATATTAATTTCATACGCTTTTTTGCAAATAGGTTGGTGCTGTATTTGCAAATCATTAGGAATTGTATTTGGTTGTCCAATGTGGAAAGGATTGTTTTCATGATTTTGTGTTCACATAATTTTTAACTTTTAAGTGCTAAACTAAACAAATCTTGTTGCAGTGCGCACAGCGTTGGTGGCCTTGATTGCATTCATGCCAACCAACCCTGGTGGGGCATTGGGCTCATTGGATTACAAAAAGGAAGATAGACGGGCACTTGGTATAAAATCACGTGAAGCACCGCCAAAATTTGGGTCCCCAGAACGACAAAAACTAATTGATGAGGTAAGTAATTTCTAGTCCAACCTCAGGCTCAAAAAATGTTTACCATTTCTGTATCTTTTGACAATGGACTGTTTCAACCACAGATCCATGAGCAAATGCTCAGTAAGGCTCCTCCTGTCCCCCAAACGCTACCAAATGTGCCAAACGAGGAGTCTAACGAATTACCCGCATCTGACCCTTCTGGCGAGCATGCAGACAAGGTAGATGAAGGTGACAACACATCTGGTTCTGTATCAGACTCGTCTAGTGGCCTTCCTGTGCCTGAATCTGAATCGGGGGTTACAGAAAACACTGGTGAAACCTCAGCAGTTGAGGTTGCCAACCATCATGTGCCTGAAGCAAGCCACAGAGAGAACATTCCAAGAGTTAGTTCGTCTCACCAGAATCCTGCTGTTGCGATCCAGAAGCCAAATCATGACAGGCTGTTGACCTTGGCCGCATTTGGGCTGACTCTTGCTATTATGGCACTTGTGATCAAGAAATTCTTAAAAATCAATGGCTTGGGCGGTTTCATTGAGGGCAAGTTCTGAGTAGGGATTGTGCATAAGTTGGATGTAAGAGATGACTCATTCCTCATACTAATATGCTATAAGCTATATAACCCCGTAAGATTTGTAAATGACTGTTTAGTTATTATAGATGAAATCAAAATGGTGCGGTACTATTAATACCCCATTGTATCTAGTACACCTGATGGAAAGTGCCGAGTTTTGAGGCTTCTGATCTGATGTATATGTTTGCTACAACGTGCACTTCGTTTGTCTGCCATTATGACCAGAATTCTCAATCCTTAATCTCCTTCTAGAGAGTTTTGTTGATAAAATTTCATGGAACTGGCACTGGTAAATTTCGTGGAACTTGATGTTGCAGAAATTGAGAGTTCTTTTAATAACGATCAAACTTCATTCAACGACGTGCTGTAAAAAGGGAAAAACACTTCCGTTGTGCAGAGGACAGTCCAACCTCAATGGGCACAAAGTTACAGTATCCTGATTTTTGCATGAAAAGGACAGTTGTTGAGACTTGAGAGAGAGAATTGGTTAGTACTCTAGCCCGTTTTGCTATTAGATGCGCTGTCTGGTTTAGATTCCTCCCAATCTTGAAAATCTTGTACCTGTTGTTAGAGTTGATGAACATTTGTGTGAAGGCTCTAATAGTCAAATCTAGTAGAAGAGGAGTGGTAGAGTTGGAAAAGGTCATGATAGTTTGGTGACCCAAGGTCGAGCAAAGAAACCATCCTGCAGCTAAGATGGCAATGGCTCCGATTACCTGCAGTAAATTCCTCAAGATTCTTTCCCCACGAGAATGTAAATAGGAAAACCCTCTTGAGGGCTAGTTTAAGAGCCACAAAATCGGAGGGGCTAAGATCCCCtccttattcaaaattgaataaaaagAAGATTTTATCCCTCTAATCCCCTTCGGTTTTTGGACTTCCAAACTAGCCCTGAGAGGTAAACGGGGTCAGAGATGACTGATAAGGAAGTATTCTCTATCCCCGTTTCCTGcagggacccgttaaacttacatATGATGATGTTTTTATTTAATATATAAtaatataaataattatcttgtcAAGAGATCACTCGTTGTACAAATGTGTTTATTTTGATGTACATATAATGATTTTTTTACAtctgacaatgtgtataagtgataATGTTTTATATTAATAACAAATAAAGTATGTCATGATTATAATTTAAGCGGAGATAGGGATCCCGACGGAGATTTATCTTCACGTGAACATAGATGGAGAAGAAATGTTCCCGTAAGAGTTTGTGAGGATCCCCGTATGGAACTTTTTTTGTTGCGGGGACGAAGATGGGGAGTCAAAATCCGACAGAGAATTCTCCGTTGCCATCCGCAGCTAAGGCCAGTGCTGCTACTTTTGCCATTAGAACTGATGTGGCGTTGCCTATTGTTTCTTGTATGAAAATGGATTGTGTTGAGCGTACTTGGGTGTTTATGACGAACACACCAAAAACAACAGCTCTATTCAAGTGATGATTTTGATCATGGTCTATTGAGGCATCCCAGTAGCATTTTGTTCCTAGCGAACTAATCCTGCAGGGAAGCGGATCAAAATATCGGTCAAGATACAATATCAAGCTATCGGTCAAGATACAATAGAGTGTGTGATCGGGTTTAAGATAAAgagaagaatttaaagtttgaACAGTTATCTAGGTGTCACTAGGTGGATCAATTCATTGCATTTGCATGAGAACGTGAAAAAACTTTTAAAAATGATTATGAAAATGCTAGCACACTGCACAAATGCTGGAACATATTTAGAGTTGACACAATTGATAATGGATTAAGAAAAAAACGAGCTAGAGGTCAAGCTCTTTAAACGGAGGCCAAACTCTAATTTAGTGAAAAAGACAGCTTAAATAACTATTTAATATTAATACAAATCATCTAACACATGATGCACAAACTTCCAATCATCACATGGACTAAaagaaaagataaatataaagaaAAAAAGAATAAAAGAGAAGCCGCGAATTAAGAAACACTGCGAGATCATGCGTTCATCAGACGTAGCCCAGATGTTCAACGATATGCTACAGATCAGCAGTGCGTTTATTAGACGTAGCCCAGATGTTCAACTATATGCTAAAGAGATCAACAATGAACATATAACGATGAGGTCAAATTTGAACGATATAATAGACATCTCATATGAGTATATGATATTTTTAACGTTGAAGTTACTGCCTCCGTTTTCAGATATTTTGTCACTAGTTCACTTTTGAATTAAAACACGACACATAAAAAAGAAGAATATTTATcgtccgctagttcatttttaaatcaaaacaccataaaaaaacggagggagtactatgCAAGCCAAATAGTTCAAAAACTCTACAATCTCGGTGGATCTACTCAACGGTAATTTTTTTTTACAATCTTTGAAGCCTCTGGATGCAGAATGTTATGTAGCCAGGCTCTTTAATACTGTTAATTCAATTCGAATGTCCATCAACAAGGATATATCCTAACCGTAGTTCTTGTTTTTTTACAATCTTTGACGCCTCTGGATGTAGAATATTATGTGGCCAGGCTACTAGAAACACCGCGGCGCAAACTCAGCTCCAACAGACACATTGATACAACAAACAAAAATGTTTGACAGTTCTAGCCCACTTCATGACTAACTGGAAGCTGGAAGTGGTTGAAGGGCCTTGAGGGGATTCATGATTACTCCATCAATAAGGCCATACTCCTTTGCTTCTTTTGCGCTCATAAAGTAGTCGCGGTCAGTATCTACATTGATCTTATCCAGGGGCTGCCCAGTGTGGTATGCAAGATATCCATTTAAGTTAGCCTTGTGGTGCAGCATCTCATTGGCCTGAAGAAAATAGTCAGAAACTTGAGGGTCAGCAACTGCTGGTGTAAATAACAATTGTAATTCTTACTCAGTTGTCAAAACACGGTCTCATTGGCTTGTAACAATATGCAATATAGAGATAAAAAAAAGCAATATGCAATATATAACAACCGTGAGCCCAACTGAGTATGAAAATCAGAAATACGGATCTTTGTTGAGAAGAAATGAGAACTGAGAATATCTTTGGTCAAGACACCGTACTGGTCTAGAAAAAGCATGACATCTTCCATAGTCCCATGTTGCGAGTTTACCTGAATCTCAAGATCAGTCTCCTGTCCTTGGGCTCCTCCAAGAGGTTGATGGATCATTATCCTCGAGTTTGGTAAGCTGTATCGCTTTCCTGCGTTATATTTTCACCAATTTTACGACTTCTATAATGAAGCTTGGATATGCAAGCTACACCTACATGTACTATTTTATTAGCAATCACTACTGTTACCTTTGGTCCCAGCACTAAGTAGAAAAGCTCCCATACTGCCAAAAGGAAACATCAAACAGCAGAAAGAGTGTAAGAATCTCCAGGTAATAAAAGTTAACATTGTGTGAGACATGACATAATTTGGAGTTAAACAATAATAAGAAATGGTCACAAAATCTcagtaataaataaataaacatgtTCACACCAACAAACTGTAAAACTGAAACACAAATTAGATCTCTAACATTCTATATTTAATTATCTATGGCTAGTTTGACTAAAATATTAAATACTAAAATCAGGAATACATAATTCTTATTTTGTGAAAGCATACTTCATTCCTACATTTTATTCGTAGCAGAACTACAAGTACCAAAATTAGAATGCAAATTAAATCACTAGGCATTTCTGTGCAGATAATCACTGAGCATGCTTGCTACAAAAATGTGAATTTGCAGAATAATAACCTCGACACAGGACAAGTATGCAAAATTAAAGCACATCAATGCTTTTGGCATCCATCTGGAGTTGGCAACTGTGTAATTTGAGAACTCTAGTTAACTGAAGATATGGTACTATGGTAGCTTAAAAACTCAAACCATGCAAGTCTTGTCTGCAAACAGGAACTATACTAGCACAACCAAGGCCATAAACATTCTAGTTACAATCCTAAATCCCAGACTAAGCAGGTTACTATGAACTGAACATTCCAATTAGTATTACTGCAAACACAAAGGATCAATTGTGCTTCCGACATTGAGAACAGAATAAACTGCATAGGGAAATAAACCCAGACTGAAATAATCAaacatgaagatgaagatcatatAACATGCAAAGCACTGAATCAATTGATGGTCGTTCAGCAGCATTTGTGTTCAGTACCTAGCAGCTAGTCCGATACAAACAGTGGATACATCAGGCCTGATGTGCTTCATTGTATCAAATATAGCCATTCCTAACAGAAAACGAAAATGCATTAGAATTTAATTGAAGTAGCTAAAGCAAACATACTATGTTCTAAATGAGCTATTACCAGCTGTCACTGACCCTCCTGGTGAATTCACATACATAATGATATCCTACAGGAAAGTTGACAAGAATCAAGCACTAGATGGAAGAAGCCATGTTTGAAATATATCATTGTCATGTAATTGAGTCCTTAGCTAGATGAAATGACAACATTGGCTAAACCTACAAGTTCAGTGATCACAATTGTATAACCCAGTTCCACACCACAGAAAATTAGG
It contains:
- the LOC103634565 gene encoding ubiquitin-conjugating enzyme E2 32-like; this encodes METMAKYNRSNPAVKRILQEVKEMQSNPSPDFMALPLEEDIFEWQFAILGPRDSEFEGGIYHGRIQLPSDYPFKPPSFMLLTPSGRFEIQKKICLSISNYHPEHWQPSWSVRTALVALIAFMPTNPGGALGSLDYKKEDRRALGIKSREAPPKFGSPERQKLIDEIHEQMLSKAPPVPQTLPNVPNEESNELPASDPSGEHADKVDEGDNTSGSVSDSSSGLPVPESESGVTENTGETSAVEVANHHVPEASHRENIPRVSSSHQNPAVAIQKPNHDRLLTLAAFGLTLAIMALVIKKFLKINGLGGFIEGKF
- the LOC103634566 gene encoding ATP-dependent Clp protease proteolytic subunit 5, chloroplastic-like translates to MAIATTTSSSSLTIRLLHPNPNTNPAPRSLQLLSSRRCARAAVAGGAVPYGAAPRRGIWSIRDDLVVPRSPYFPVDSAAGQERGPSPMVMERFQSVVSQLFQHRIIRCGGPVEDDMANIIVAQLLYLDAIDPTKDIIMYVNSPGGSVTAGMAIFDTMKHIRPDVSTVCIGLAASMGAFLLSAGTKGKRYSLPNSRIMIHQPLGGAQGQETDLEIQANEMLHHKANLNGYLAYHTGQPLDKINVDTDRDYFMSAKEAKEYGLIDGVIMNPLKALQPLPASS